Proteins encoded within one genomic window of Methanosarcina barkeri str. Wiesmoor:
- the trkA gene encoding Trk system potassium transporter TrkA — protein MKVIIIGGGEVGYHIAKALSPKNDVIIIENNEEASKRADELDVLVIEGNGANAEILSNILQDTDLLVAVTGIDEVNIVACMTAKLITRGKPGWKETKTIARVSNPDYIDSPVTSRAQVGVDLMICPELSLASEVAEILSSPSAISAEMFADGKVRMTEFAIRPESKLVGKQIQDLKLADCCIVSAIFRGHEIIIPHGNDLISANDHMVVVGKPESMEGLGNSLGSQVPHKNRILLIGCGIVGFYLAKLIDKDENADLKIIEYKKSRCIEVAEMLENALILNGDGTDISLLREEGIENMDVIISVTDSDEKNLLCALLGKQLGAKKVIARADRSDYLPLFEMVGIDLAVSPREATVNEVLKLTMGRGIQTLATIEGEKAEIIEYTASKSSKIVGKPLNKVKFPRGALINMVVRGKDTIVPRGDFVVQDQDRVVIFSMASAMSEIEKFFR, from the coding sequence ATGAAGGTTATAATTATTGGTGGAGGGGAAGTAGGTTATCACATCGCAAAGGCTCTTTCCCCCAAAAATGATGTAATAATTATTGAAAATAATGAAGAAGCATCAAAACGGGCAGACGAACTTGATGTTCTTGTTATCGAAGGAAATGGGGCAAATGCTGAGATCCTATCAAATATTCTTCAAGATACTGATTTGCTTGTAGCTGTGACCGGCATAGATGAGGTTAACATTGTAGCCTGCATGACCGCCAAGCTGATTACCCGAGGAAAGCCTGGATGGAAGGAAACTAAAACTATTGCCAGAGTCAGCAACCCGGATTATATTGATTCGCCTGTAACCTCAAGGGCTCAGGTTGGAGTCGATCTCATGATCTGTCCTGAACTTTCACTTGCCTCCGAAGTTGCTGAGATTCTGTCAAGTCCATCCGCGATAAGTGCCGAAATGTTTGCCGATGGAAAAGTCCGGATGACTGAGTTTGCAATAAGGCCCGAAAGCAAACTTGTAGGAAAGCAGATTCAGGACCTCAAGCTTGCTGACTGTTGCATTGTTAGTGCGATTTTTCGAGGGCATGAAATAATTATTCCTCATGGAAACGACCTAATTAGCGCAAACGACCATATGGTAGTTGTGGGTAAGCCTGAATCTATGGAAGGGCTAGGCAATAGTTTAGGGAGCCAGGTACCCCACAAAAACAGAATTCTTCTCATAGGCTGTGGTATTGTAGGATTTTATCTCGCCAAACTGATAGACAAAGACGAAAATGCCGACCTTAAAATTATCGAGTACAAAAAGAGCCGCTGCATAGAAGTGGCAGAGATGCTTGAAAATGCTCTTATTTTAAATGGAGACGGCACTGACATCAGTCTACTCAGGGAGGAAGGCATTGAGAACATGGACGTTATTATCTCGGTTACGGACAGCGATGAGAAAAATCTCTTGTGTGCTCTTCTTGGAAAGCAACTGGGTGCAAAGAAAGTGATTGCCAGGGCTGACCGCTCTGACTACCTGCCCCTCTTTGAAATGGTTGGCATAGACCTGGCAGTCAGTCCCAGGGAAGCTACTGTAAACGAGGTACTTAAGCTTACAATGGGTAGAGGAATACAAACCCTGGCGACCATTGAAGGCGAAAAGGCGGAAATCATAGAGTATACGGCTTCCAAGAGCTCAAAAATTGTCGGAAAACCTTTAAATAAGGTAAAATTCCCAAGGGGAGCTCTTATTAATATGGTAGTTCGTGGGAAAGACACCATAGTCCCTAGAGGGGACTTCGTCGTTCAAGATCAGGATAGAGTGGTTATCTTTTCCATGGCTTCTGCAATGTCAGAAATAGAAAAATTTTTTAGATAA
- a CDS encoding TrkH family potassium uptake protein → MDNSAVFNALGKILFLLAFTMLVPLLVAFYYREPLVPFIVSFFITLVSGLLLMRFKGREDWQQKEALAIVALSWLAAAIFGAIPFLFEGVSFIDAVFESMSGFTSTGSSILTNIESYSRGLLFWRSFTAWLGGMGIIVLFIAVLPKLGVAGRQLFRAEAPGPTEDKLKPRIRETARILWTLYILISALEVVALFLGGMSLYDALNHSFACMACGGFSTYNAGIEAFHSPIIEFILTFFMFIAGANFALYYRVIRVNKFALFRDEEFKAYSFFILGFTGLLTLVLFKDMGFSPFNSFRYAIFQITSVMTATGFASTDFNMWKDSAKILVLSVMFIGGCAGSTGGGMKVVRFLLMLKYARRELFKFVHPRLVRSIRLNNKAVPEDILQSILSFVVLYIGVFVVGTVLLTLLGVDMVSSVTASITTLGNIGPGFNIVGPMANFESIPLLGKIILISNMWVGRLEVYTVLVLFTREFWHS, encoded by the coding sequence ATAGATAACAGCGCAGTCTTTAATGCATTAGGAAAAATTCTTTTCCTTCTGGCATTTACAATGCTTGTTCCCCTTTTAGTAGCCTTTTACTACCGGGAACCTCTTGTCCCCTTTATTGTTTCCTTTTTCATAACACTTGTTTCTGGCTTGCTTCTCATGCGATTCAAAGGTCGTGAGGATTGGCAGCAAAAAGAGGCCCTTGCCATTGTGGCTTTGAGCTGGCTTGCAGCAGCTATTTTCGGGGCTATTCCTTTTCTTTTTGAAGGAGTTTCTTTTATTGATGCAGTTTTTGAATCAATGTCGGGTTTTACTTCAACGGGTTCTTCAATTCTTACGAATATAGAGAGCTATTCAAGAGGACTTCTTTTCTGGCGGTCTTTTACCGCCTGGCTTGGAGGCATGGGAATCATTGTACTTTTCATAGCAGTTCTGCCAAAGCTCGGAGTTGCCGGCCGTCAGCTGTTCAGGGCTGAGGCTCCAGGTCCTACTGAAGATAAACTGAAGCCAAGAATCCGGGAAACTGCAAGGATTCTATGGACGCTCTACATTCTTATCTCTGCTCTTGAAGTTGTGGCTCTATTTCTGGGTGGAATGTCCCTTTACGATGCTCTCAATCATTCTTTTGCCTGTATGGCTTGTGGGGGATTTTCTACTTATAATGCAGGAATAGAAGCTTTTCACAGTCCTATTATTGAATTTATTCTCACATTTTTCATGTTTATTGCTGGGGCTAACTTTGCTCTTTATTACCGGGTGATTCGTGTCAATAAGTTTGCTCTCTTTCGAGACGAGGAATTCAAGGCCTATTCTTTTTTTATCCTCGGTTTCACGGGTTTACTTACACTGGTTCTATTCAAAGATATGGGATTCTCTCCATTCAATTCTTTTCGTTATGCCATATTTCAGATAACCTCTGTTATGACAGCCACTGGCTTTGCTTCAACGGATTTTAATATGTGGAAGGACTCAGCAAAAATTCTGGTTCTTTCAGTCATGTTTATCGGAGGCTGTGCGGGTTCTACAGGCGGTGGCATGAAGGTTGTACGTTTTCTGTTGATGTTAAAATATGCAAGGAGAGAACTCTTCAAATTTGTTCATCCTCGACTCGTCAGGTCTATCCGGTTAAATAATAAAGCAGTACCGGAAGACATTTTACAGTCAATTCTCTCTTTTGTTGTGCTTTATATAGGAGTTTTTGTTGTAGGTACAGTGCTTCTAACACTACTGGGAGTTGATATGGTAAGCTCGGTTACAGCTTCGATAACGACTCTCGGAAATATAGGTCCTGGTTTTAACATTGTCGGGCCTATGGCAAATTTTGAATCAATCCCACTGCTAGGCAAAATTATTCTTATCAGTAATATGTGGGTAGGCAGGCTAGAGGTTTATACCGTGCTTGTACTCTTTACAAGGGAATTCTGGCACTCATAA
- a CDS encoding cytochrome c biogenesis CcdA family protein, with protein MTATFDPSVTGIFVFGLLAGICPCNSVLCLGLIGYLTSGKTNLSLLNILKLVFSFSIGTVLVLLPLGFIAGYIGKYILFLNSAIAWAIGGILMIAMGLQLLHVYKPPIRSMYNFFKLPNSYTIMGAFLLGLSFGAITIGRGAPMLIIVLTYIGLYQTPLQGTLTMLIYAIGLSIPLMVISSIGGSIGKKIKETTRMSGDLMDRVIGVSIIIIGLYFLYLATQ; from the coding sequence ATGACAGCAACATTTGACCCTTCTGTAACTGGTATATTTGTTTTTGGGCTACTAGCAGGTATCTGCCCATGTAATAGCGTGTTATGCTTAGGATTAATAGGTTACCTTACAAGCGGAAAAACAAACTTATCACTTTTGAACATACTTAAACTAGTTTTCTCATTTTCAATAGGCACTGTGCTAGTACTATTGCCGCTTGGATTTATTGCTGGATACATTGGTAAATATATATTGTTTTTAAATAGTGCAATCGCTTGGGCAATTGGTGGTATATTAATGATTGCAATGGGATTACAACTATTACATGTTTACAAACCACCAATACGAAGCATGTACAATTTTTTTAAATTACCTAACTCTTACACAATAATGGGAGCATTCTTACTTGGGCTTTCTTTTGGGGCAATTACAATAGGTAGAGGTGCTCCGATGCTAATAATTGTATTAACTTATATAGGATTGTATCAAACGCCGCTTCAAGGGACACTTACTATGTTAATATACGCTATTGGTCTAAGTATTCCTCTTATGGTGATCAGCTCTATTGGTGGTTCAATAGGTAAAAAAATTAAGGAAACCACCAGAATGAGTGGTGACCTCATGGATAGAGTAATAGGAGTATCAATTATAATAATCGGCCTTTATTTCCTATATCTAGCCACGCAATAA
- a CDS encoding metalloregulator ArsR/SmtB family transcription factor — protein sequence MEKETRVFKDSVYAQLARIGKAISSPRRLEILDILMQGSKTVETIARETDMSVANTSQHLQTLLESRLVEYEKRGVYSYYKLADRKVANFILSLQLLAEKRITELQKLREEIYTNRDNIEQIKMSELIVRMKEGNVTLIDVRPKEEYEMMHIPGANSIPLEDLEKHLATLPINQEIVAYCRGRCCLLSVEAVEILRAHGFKAVRLEASVQEWLSQNDDEYNNAHNCCNKKNSII from the coding sequence ATGGAAAAAGAAACCCGTGTGTTTAAAGATAGCGTTTATGCGCAGCTCGCCAGAATCGGAAAGGCTATTTCAAGTCCTCGAAGACTGGAGATATTGGACATTTTGATGCAGGGATCCAAAACGGTCGAAACAATCGCCCGTGAAACGGATATGAGTGTTGCAAATACATCCCAGCATCTGCAAACTCTGCTTGAATCCAGGTTGGTAGAGTATGAGAAGCGTGGAGTTTACTCATATTACAAATTGGCAGATCGAAAGGTGGCGAATTTCATCTTATCTTTACAGCTTTTAGCCGAAAAGCGTATTACGGAACTTCAAAAGCTTCGGGAGGAAATTTACACTAACAGAGATAATATAGAACAAATAAAAATGAGTGAACTCATTGTCAGAATGAAAGAAGGCAATGTGACTTTAATTGATGTAAGGCCGAAAGAAGAATATGAGATGATGCACATTCCAGGAGCTAATTCTATTCCTCTCGAAGATTTGGAAAAGCATTTAGCTACTTTACCTATAAATCAAGAAATTGTTGCTTATTGCCGTGGTCGTTGCTGCTTACTGTCTGTAGAAGCAGTGGAGATATTAAGAGCTCATGGCTTTAAAGCTGTGCGTTTGGAGGCAAGCGTTCAGGAATGGCTTTCACAAAATGATGATGAATATAATAACGCTCATAATTGCTGCAACAAAAAAAACAGCATTATCTAA
- a CDS encoding HAD family hydrolase produces MQKKYLLWDFDNTLAYRDGMWGQTIYDLLQEHGYSSIRLEDIRPLLTRGFPWHTPEISHEEFFGGIQWWDYMTLHFSKIIHQLGINERLSSEIAGQIKIKYLDTTKWHLYDDTIPCLERAISKDYENIIVSNHVPELSSLVRDLGINKYFIQVYSSAHLGYEKPNIQMYRRVLDKLEDTSEVTMIGDSYIADVEGAINAGIKAILVRKENTHNYQNYCKSLDEIYDILL; encoded by the coding sequence ATGCAGAAAAAATATCTTCTGTGGGACTTTGATAATACATTGGCATATCGGGATGGAATGTGGGGGCAAACTATATACGATCTATTACAGGAACATGGATACAGCAGCATTAGACTTGAGGATATTCGTCCACTTCTTACCAGAGGATTTCCCTGGCACACTCCGGAAATATCTCACGAAGAGTTTTTTGGAGGAATCCAATGGTGGGATTACATGACATTGCACTTTTCTAAAATAATACATCAACTTGGGATTAATGAAAGATTATCATCCGAAATTGCAGGTCAAATAAAAATAAAATACTTAGATACTACAAAATGGCATCTTTATGATGATACAATTCCCTGTTTAGAAAGAGCGATAAGTAAAGACTATGAAAATATAATAGTCTCAAATCATGTACCTGAATTATCCAGTCTGGTTAGAGATTTAGGAATAAATAAGTATTTCATTCAGGTATATTCGTCAGCACATTTAGGGTATGAAAAGCCAAATATCCAGATGTACAGGAGAGTGCTTGACAAACTTGAAGATACTAGTGAAGTAACAATGATTGGTGATAGTTACATTGCAGATGTCGAAGGGGCAATAAATGCAGGAATTAAAGCAATACTGGTAAGAAAAGAGAACACTCACAACTATCAAAACTACTGTAAAAGTTTAGATGAGATCTATGATATCTTGCTATAG
- the modA gene encoding molybdate ABC transporter substrate-binding protein: protein MRKELIILLVLLSASLAIGCAGQKGEAPNTTVTPATPGAAGSEVITVSAAASLTEAFTNIKYQFEKENPGTNVNLNFASSGNLRRQIEGGAPVDVFASADEAQMNMLANESLIVNNSRKDFAQNSLVLIVPENSALNITGVKDLADPEVKRLGVGNPDTVPVGNYTRTALTEAGLWSQLENKMVFAEDVKQVLTYVERGEVDAGFVYTSDAKTAEPGTVRIITTVPVSIPVKYPIAVISSSEHKEESQKFIDFVTGKEGQDILKKYGFVSQS, encoded by the coding sequence ATGAGAAAAGAACTGATAATTCTGTTAGTATTGTTAAGTGCATCTCTTGCAATAGGATGCGCTGGTCAGAAAGGTGAAGCTCCAAATACAACGGTGACTCCAGCAACTCCAGGTGCAGCAGGGTCTGAAGTTATAACTGTTTCTGCGGCTGCCAGCCTTACAGAAGCTTTTACGAATATTAAATACCAGTTTGAGAAAGAAAACCCTGGAACGAATGTAAACCTTAATTTTGCAAGTTCGGGTAACCTGCGCAGGCAGATTGAAGGAGGAGCTCCTGTCGATGTTTTTGCTTCAGCTGATGAGGCTCAAATGAATATGCTTGCAAATGAATCACTTATCGTAAACAATTCAAGAAAAGACTTTGCTCAAAATTCACTTGTGCTTATTGTCCCTGAAAACAGTGCTCTTAATATCACTGGAGTAAAAGATCTGGCTGACCCTGAAGTTAAGAGACTCGGCGTTGGAAATCCTGATACGGTCCCTGTTGGAAATTATACACGTACAGCATTGACTGAGGCGGGTTTGTGGAGTCAGCTCGAAAATAAGATGGTATTTGCTGAAGATGTCAAACAGGTACTCACATACGTGGAAAGAGGAGAAGTTGACGCAGGGTTCGTATACACAAGCGACGCAAAAACTGCAGAACCAGGGACTGTCAGAATCATTACAACCGTGCCTGTTAGTATTCCTGTTAAGTATCCGATAGCTGTGATTTCTTCTTCCGAACATAAAGAAGAATCTCAGAAGTTCATTGATTTCGTAACCGGGAAAGAAGGACAGGATATACTGAAAAAATATGGTTTTGTTTCCCAATCTTGA
- the trkA gene encoding Trk system potassium transporter TrkA, with the protein MKAIVIGAGEVGYHIAKFLSATHDVIVVEKKEEVARKADELDVQVLEGNGANADILANIIHDADILVAVTGIDEVNIVACMTAKLIIRSHSGWKETKTIARVSNPDYIDVPVTSRSQVGVDIMICPELALASEVAEVLSSPSAIDTEVFAGGKVQMMEFAIRPDSKLIGKQIQDLKLDDSCIVSAIFRKQEIVIPHGDDVIDANDHMVVVGKPRALEELGRVFGNVEPHRNRILLIGCGIVGFYLAELIDKDENADLKIIEYKKSRCIEVAEVLENALILNGDGTDVNLLREENIEDMDVVLAVTDNDEKNLLCSLLAKQMGAKKVIARADRPDYVPLFEMIGIDMAVSPREATVNEVLKLTMGKGIEKLTMLEGEKAEIIEYTTSRYSKIIGKSLEKVKFPKDAIVTTVVHNDDIIIPRGDSVIREGDQVIVFALSSAVSAVEKFFK; encoded by the coding sequence ATGAAAGCAATAGTGATAGGAGCAGGCGAGGTAGGATATCATATTGCAAAGTTTCTTTCCGCCACGCACGACGTAATCGTTGTTGAAAAAAAGGAGGAAGTCGCACGAAAGGCAGATGAACTCGATGTCCAGGTTCTTGAAGGAAATGGTGCAAATGCTGATATTCTCGCCAATATTATTCACGATGCGGATATTTTAGTGGCTGTCACAGGAATTGATGAAGTTAACATCGTTGCCTGCATGACTGCAAAACTGATCATAAGATCTCATTCCGGATGGAAAGAAACAAAAACAATTGCAAGGGTTAGCAACCCTGATTATATCGATGTGCCTGTTACCTCAAGATCTCAGGTTGGAGTCGATATAATGATCTGTCCTGAACTTGCTCTCGCCTCGGAGGTTGCCGAGGTCCTTTCGAGCCCATCAGCTATAGATACGGAGGTCTTTGCTGGAGGAAAAGTTCAGATGATGGAATTTGCCATCCGTCCTGACAGCAAGCTTATAGGAAAGCAGATTCAGGATCTCAAGCTTGATGATTCCTGCATTGTAAGTGCAATCTTCAGGAAGCAGGAAATCGTTATTCCTCATGGGGACGACGTCATTGACGCAAACGACCATATGGTAGTTGTAGGCAAGCCCAGAGCTCTGGAAGAACTTGGCCGCGTTTTCGGGAATGTGGAGCCTCACAGAAATAGGATTCTCCTCATAGGCTGCGGTATTGTGGGATTTTATCTTGCCGAATTGATAGACAAAGATGAGAATGCAGACCTTAAGATTATCGAGTACAAAAAGAGCCGCTGTATAGAAGTGGCCGAGGTGCTGGAAAATGCCCTTATTTTAAATGGGGACGGCACTGATGTCAACCTGCTCAGGGAAGAGAATATCGAAGATATGGATGTCGTGCTCGCAGTTACGGACAATGACGAAAAAAATCTTCTGTGCTCGCTTCTGGCAAAGCAAATGGGGGCAAAGAAAGTGATCGCAAGAGCTGACCGCCCTGACTATGTTCCTCTTTTTGAAATGATCGGAATTGATATGGCAGTCAGTCCCAGGGAAGCAACTGTAAACGAAGTCCTTAAGCTTACAATGGGAAAAGGTATCGAAAAGCTTACCATGCTGGAAGGCGAAAAGGCAGAAATTATCGAGTACACTACTTCAAGGTACTCAAAAATCATAGGAAAATCCCTCGAAAAGGTCAAATTCCCTAAAGATGCAATAGTCACCACTGTCGTTCATAATGATGATATCATCATACCTAGAGGAGACTCTGTAATTCGGGAAGGAGATCAGGTAATAGTTTTTGCTCTTTCTTCCGCTGTTTCGGCGGTGGAGAAATTTTTTAAGTAA
- a CDS encoding TrkH family potassium uptake protein, translating to MNFRVVLYVLGGLLRLLGLIMIVPLGVAYYYGESLTPFLVSILITTLTGFLLLSYKTEEEWMRKEGFAIVALGWLAAAVFGAIPFMLDGISPLNAVFESMSGFTTTGSTILTDIESHPKGILFWRGMIQWLGGMGIIVLFIAILPKLGVAGRQLFRAEAPGPTEDKLKPRIKETARILWVVYFAISFLQVIVLLLAGVSLYDAVNHTFTTMACGGFSNYSLSVEAFNSPLIEFIITFFMFVAGANFALHYRAIYIDKKFLLKDDEFRFYTGLVLSATGLLAILLWRDMGTGIFNSFRFAIFQIVSIITTTGFATADFNLWSDSAKMVLILVMFIGGCAGSTGGGMKVVRILILLRYSRAELFKVIHPRAIRAVKFNNKNVSDEIVNSIVSFVVIYLLVFLLSTLILSVLGMDIITSFTASIATLGNIGPGLNVVGPMSSFDSVPALGKLVLIANMWIGRLEVYTVILLFTPEFWSK from the coding sequence ATGAATTTTAGAGTTGTTTTATATGTACTTGGTGGCTTACTAAGGCTCCTGGGACTAATTATGATAGTCCCTCTCGGAGTTGCATATTATTATGGAGAGAGTTTAACTCCATTTCTGGTTTCGATTCTCATAACCACACTTACAGGTTTTCTCCTGCTTTCCTATAAAACTGAAGAGGAATGGATGCGCAAGGAAGGCTTTGCAATCGTTGCCCTGGGCTGGCTTGCAGCTGCTGTTTTCGGGGCAATTCCTTTCATGCTGGACGGGATTTCTCCTTTAAACGCTGTCTTTGAATCCATGTCCGGATTTACGACTACAGGTTCAACAATTCTTACTGATATAGAAAGCCATCCAAAAGGCATCCTTTTCTGGAGAGGCATGATTCAGTGGCTTGGGGGAATGGGTATTATTGTGCTTTTCATCGCGATTCTGCCCAAACTTGGGGTTGCAGGCCGCCAGCTTTTTCGTGCCGAAGCGCCTGGGCCTACTGAGGACAAACTAAAGCCAAGAATAAAGGAGACTGCAAGAATTCTCTGGGTAGTTTACTTTGCAATTTCCTTTCTTCAGGTTATTGTCCTCCTGCTTGCAGGAGTCTCCCTTTATGATGCCGTTAACCATACTTTTACTACAATGGCATGTGGAGGTTTTTCCAATTACTCTCTGAGCGTTGAAGCTTTTAACAGCCCTCTTATTGAGTTCATAATAACATTTTTCATGTTCGTTGCCGGTGCAAACTTTGCGCTTCACTATCGGGCAATTTACATAGACAAAAAGTTTCTTCTTAAAGACGACGAATTTCGTTTCTATACAGGCCTGGTCCTTTCAGCAACTGGGCTTCTTGCTATTCTACTCTGGCGGGATATGGGCACAGGAATTTTTAACTCCTTTAGATTTGCCATTTTTCAGATCGTTTCAATTATAACAACTACAGGGTTCGCTACAGCAGATTTTAATCTCTGGTCCGATTCTGCCAAAATGGTACTTATACTGGTAATGTTTATCGGAGGCTGCGCCGGTTCTACAGGTGGAGGCATGAAAGTTGTACGTATCCTTATCCTCCTCAGGTATAGTCGAGCGGAGTTATTCAAGGTCATTCATCCGAGAGCCATAAGAGCCGTTAAATTTAACAATAAAAATGTGTCCGATGAGATTGTCAATTCTATCGTTTCATTTGTTGTCATATATCTGCTTGTCTTTCTCTTAAGTACCCTGATTCTCTCGGTTTTGGGAATGGATATTATAACTTCATTTACCGCGTCCATAGCTACGCTTGGTAATATAGGGCCAGGTCTGAATGTCGTAGGTCCAATGAGTAGTTTTGATTCTGTTCCCGCTCTGGGTAAACTGGTCCTGATTGCAAATATGTGGATCGGTAGGCTTGAAGTCTATACTGTAATTTTACTCTTTACGCCAGAGTTCTGGAGCAAGTAA
- a CDS encoding digeranylgeranylglycerophospholipid reductase: protein MKDMYDVLVIGAGPAGSIAARTAAEKGLDVLLIEKRQEIGDPVRCAEGVNKAYLKKYVEIDKRWICADLSASHIYAPDGTKIEMAEELSGGEVGYVLERKVFDRALAEKAAEAGAEVRVKTRATGLIIEDDFVKGARLMHLGKEYDVRAKIVIGADGVESKVGRWAGIDTSLKPIDIETCAQYLIAGANIDQHHCEFYIGNEIAPCGYIWVFPKGDGKANVGIGVLGSKTGKFKPRPVDYLNKFLENKFPDARIVEMVFGGVPVSGSIEKTSTNGLMLIGDAARQSDPITGGGILNAMNAGKMAGEAAYAAISAGDVSLEKLEEVYEKPWRATLGHDIDMSLIVKNCFINLSDEDLNSLAHSLEKVKFERMSLLDLLQALFKADKKLLWDLRVLFKDAAKEVVKNKT, encoded by the coding sequence ATGAAGGACATGTATGATGTTTTAGTGATAGGTGCGGGTCCTGCAGGTTCTATTGCCGCCAGAACCGCAGCCGAAAAAGGGCTGGATGTACTTTTAATCGAGAAACGCCAGGAGATAGGTGACCCTGTACGCTGTGCTGAAGGCGTGAACAAAGCATATCTCAAAAAATACGTGGAAATTGACAAGAGATGGATTTGTGCTGACCTTAGTGCTTCCCATATTTACGCGCCGGACGGTACAAAGATAGAGATGGCAGAAGAACTCTCTGGTGGAGAAGTAGGTTACGTCCTTGAAAGAAAAGTATTTGACCGGGCTCTTGCAGAAAAGGCTGCCGAAGCCGGAGCGGAAGTTAGGGTGAAAACCAGAGCCACTGGCCTTATCATTGAAGACGACTTTGTCAAAGGAGCTAGGCTCATGCATCTCGGAAAAGAGTATGATGTGCGGGCCAAGATAGTAATAGGTGCTGACGGGGTCGAATCAAAGGTAGGCAGATGGGCAGGCATCGATACTTCCTTAAAGCCGATAGACATAGAGACCTGCGCCCAATACCTGATAGCTGGAGCGAACATAGACCAGCACCACTGCGAATTTTACATAGGTAATGAAATTGCACCTTGCGGCTATATATGGGTCTTTCCGAAAGGCGATGGAAAAGCCAATGTAGGGATCGGAGTTCTCGGGAGCAAGACTGGAAAATTCAAACCAAGGCCTGTAGACTATCTTAACAAGTTTCTGGAAAATAAATTTCCCGATGCCAGGATAGTCGAGATGGTTTTCGGAGGAGTTCCGGTTTCGGGTAGCATTGAGAAAACTTCCACTAACGGGTTGATGCTAATAGGAGACGCTGCCCGCCAATCCGACCCTATCACAGGCGGAGGAATTCTTAACGCAATGAATGCTGGAAAGATGGCAGGAGAAGCTGCATATGCAGCTATATCCGCAGGAGATGTCTCCCTCGAAAAACTCGAAGAAGTTTATGAGAAACCGTGGAGAGCAACCCTGGGGCACGATATCGACATGAGCCTTATAGTAAAGAATTGCTTTATCAATCTAAGCGATGAAGACCTGAATTCGCTTGCTCATTCCCTAGAAAAGGTGAAATTTGAAAGAATGAGCCTTCTTGACCTGTTACAGGCTCTCTTTAAAGCCGATAAAAAACTTCTATGGGACCTTCGAGTACTTTTCAAAGATGCCGCAAAAGAAGTGGTAAAGAATAAGACATAA
- a CDS encoding 4Fe-4S binding protein, whose amino-acid sequence MSLKINRYKCGYCGACVGVCPKGALELVETWVEVDESTCITCGICGRICPVGAIEVMK is encoded by the coding sequence GTGAGCCTTAAGATAAATAGATATAAGTGTGGATACTGTGGTGCCTGTGTGGGAGTCTGCCCTAAGGGAGCACTCGAACTTGTAGAGACCTGGGTCGAAGTAGACGAAAGTACGTGCATTACATGCGGGATATGCGGTCGCATCTGCCCTGTAGGAGCAATTGAGGTAATGAAATGA